Part of the Mya arenaria isolate MELC-2E11 chromosome 8, ASM2691426v1 genome, CAGTTTCAAACTGTTCTCAAGCTATTGTGCGGATAATGCATGGTCTAGACTGTATAATAGACCGACTGACTACCattatgtacacatgtatatgctttTTAAATACTTCTGAATTGATTTTTTCTCTTAAATAGCAAAACCATTTAAAGGAgttgtactccgtatgatgaaatagcgacaaaaaaaaagaaaattgtcgaaaactgacatcaacttggtatctatgtgtacaatgcattaaaaatcactaactgaagtaccacatagtttacaattattatttatttgcagTTTTATCGagttttccattaaaaaagattacttggTATGTCTACATAGTAGATTTCATTTCTAATGCATGATTGgatagtcgatgttatcacgtgatattaccaagttaggtatataacttaaatattccaaccattaagggtaagccttcgtagcacagtggatacaacacttgactgcaattttggcgacaccggttcgaacccggtcacTCACTCGAACTTTGTTTTTAcatctttgtatttttttacaattatgatatcaaagggTTAAACcctttataatatttaatataaaataattgccctgagatacgttacagaaaaaaaaacctttttggtgccaatctggtgtacagtccctttaattgtttgacttcatttaaaattttagaGGGATGGCCGCTTGGTTTTGCCTCGTGCGAGTTTTGGGGCTACTTGTCAACCGTTGCCTTGGCGTGTTCAAGTTGGCATATCACCATCATAGTCATTGAACGGTAAGAACATGACATCGACCATATAATTGAACTGTAGTGCGGGTATAAAAAGTAAGTACATGCTCcataatagttttatatgtttctGGCCGGTTTTTGCCCAACCATGGCTAATGTGTGCACTCTACAGGACAAGTCTGACTGTCCAACAGTCAAAACTATCAACATGAGCAATGATTAATGATTATTAAACCAACGCTTAACGAGAGACGTAATGCTGTGAATATATATCGGTGTATACAGGCAAGTTAagtatgtatgtgttgtgtaCAAATAGTGGGGAAATAGTTAGGATGAGAATTGAACGATAGGTAAAGATCCAATTTTCTAAGTGAAGACCTCTGTAGCTCAAATGGCGGTTCTAGAGCAATATTGTCATATTTCTATTACTAGTATTTATGTAGAGCGCCGTTAATTCCTATTTCTCTACAACAAAGTAAAATACAGATATGTTTTTAGGCAAGTGGTTCTCTACTTAATGAAAAGTTGAAATTATGTAATGACACTTACTTCGTTGACGTTATTAATTGCTTAGGGTTATTAATAATTTGTTGATTGTTGTTGTATAAAGAATACTCTTTTAGGGGAATCAGGGGTCATTTTGAGTGTTGCACTTACACCTAATATCGAGCAAGCCAATAAACGTCAAGATTTGAAAGCCAATTATGTCCGTTTTATAGCTGCCCGTAACTATAAAAACGTCCAGCATCAACTGATGTGTCATTCATGTGATTGGTGAACACGCTCAATCATTAAAAAGGCAATCGCGGCATGCATAGAATTTGCCTCtagtaatttgtttttgaagcaATACTTCTAATGAGTTTGAAATCGTGTACCATTTTAACATGGATAAATTGTTAACCTTTTATTTGAAGAGTAATGCGGAATATGTCTTGTGAATGTGTTGTAAAGAAAACCTCTCATTATTGCAGATATTTTACGCATCTTTTGCCGTCAGACGCAGATTTGACGTTTTCCGGTCGGAATACCAGAATAATGGTGACCGGCATCTATCTCCTCATCATGATGATCGTCAGCGGTCCTTTCTACGGATTTGGAGAGTACACGTATCTCAGAGGTACTGCTATAGAATTTCAGACTTACGGCCTTGTATGTATTAGCAAGACTAATCgttgtatttttacatttctaCGAGTGGCATTCAATaacttatatcactggtttttgttttttaaaacgttCACTGCATATACTCTATTGATGTTTATGGCATGTATTTTCCTTTCCTTAAACATACTTTTGAAGTCTAGATATCCAGCTCCTCAATGTTGCAAGGTAGTCCCCCTTTGGTAAAGATATTACAGAACCAAAGACACTTCTAGTAGCATAGGGCTTACATGAGAGCATTTCTTAAAGCAACGGAACTAGGAAAATGTATTGAAGCGTAGGTCAGAGGGTTAAGGTTGGTGTTGAACCAATGTAAACCATTGTCATATATAAGACGTATGTGTTTAAACCTCCACTTGGTAGTTTATTTTGATGTTagtattgtttatgaaaaataagtaTGTGATGGTTATACTTCTTTGCAAGAAATTCCTAAAAAAGCCACAAGACATTAAAAGGTATGTTCTGATGCAACTTGATTTCTATGGAAGGCCATTAAAGACACGCTGTATTGGTATACGTATTAAATGTTCCTATATCACAcaattgttatattgtttaaaggtttactaatttaaaaaaaaaatgtaaatatctaCTGGTTGTGGTTTCTTTAAATggttcatttttattcatttgtgcTTTAATCCATGCCCATTTAATTATTCTTATCTAGAATACACTTGAAGAAGATTTAATATTGAGTTTTCTCAAACAGCCttcaataaataacaacaatttaCAGGGTACTTGAATGTGATTGTATCCACCAACTTATCGCTGCCCCTGCATGCGAGCCATCCGGAACACCAACGCGTGAAGCTTGAGAATCTCCACCAGCTGTTCAGTCACCTGCAACGCTCATCATACTCATCTGCTGACACAAACATCCTAACCATTATTGGAAAGCATCTGCACGACACTTATGACGTCATTGTCAGCAAGGCGTCGTGGCTACCGCACGGCATCAGCTTCTATATTAGGTCCAAGAACAGTGATACCTTCCAGCATTTTGTCGACCACTACAGAGACAGacttatttttaacaatgtaacAAAGTTTAGTTTCATTAACGACATGGCGAGGTCTTTGAACATTAGCGCAACTGCGGTTACAGCAAATGTAACGAATGACAGTTATGAATTATACCGACAAACATATTTGCCAATACAAGGTTAGACCAGTTCTTAATACTTTTATCaatttcatgacactagtaAAGTCAGGTGAAAAAATAAGCATAACATTCCAATTTTATAATACTGCAACAATCtcctgttattgttttgatttaaatacatgGCTGACAAAGCGAATATTAACTGCTTTTAAAGACTTAACGGAAAGCTATGGAAgtagttcatttttttacatctatGTCGGACAAAAGATAGATATCAAGTGACATCAGAAAATGTAGCCActataaatatctttttaatattatttacatatggtttttttaaataatagttattaaaaaataaaggtgACCTTAATATAGCAATATATACTTCCGTTCATCTTACGTCATTTGTACCAGAGCTATAGCTCTTTTTGGAAATGGTCATATAACTTTGTATCAGTATCGCCCCTTTATTAATTCCTTATAACGAGGACATGCAAGTACTATTCAATGGTGATCCTTTCCACATTTATCACGTCGACACCGAAAGCGTTAATTTAAACTCACCtatcaattgtatttatttcagatttggGAATATGTGCTGCCGATATGAGTACTCCAAACCAATATTCTAGTGTATGGAACGGATTCCTTACCATCTTCATACTCATTTTGCCCTACGGTCTCGCACTGACAGGACTGTGTATAATCTATTGTCGCGGGTTTGGACTGTCTTTGTTCTCCAATAAACATTCTTCGGATCAAGACGTATGTGACACAAATATAACATGTACCATTGCAATGATATCTTGTGCTCTCTATCTGTTCAATTTTGCGGTTGTTCTGTCAACTGGTGAAGGAGTAAATAGCGGTGCTCGCCTTGTGTTTTGGTCAACATACTTCGTAGCTTTGAAGACACTCGTATACGTGGTGACGCTTCGAATTAGTGCAAATACGTCATCATGCACGTGTTCTTGTGACCGTAAGTGTTGTGGTTGTTTCACCAGAAAGAGAACGTCGTTGGCTTATGAACTATCTGAAATTGAAATTCGACGTTCTCTTACTCGCGACAATTTCAACGCTGACAACTAATTACGAATGactgaaaatgaaaagaaaactgTGTGATGCATGCTCTGAATAAATGAGTTTATGTCATAGGTTTTGTCAATGATAAATAGCTCAGTCAGTGTAAAGCATAAGATTGTGCGTTTAAATTGTATAATGCGAGTATAATAAGCCGACTAAAAAAAGTTATGATTGCCACCCGgtcgttttgtttaaaacaaatcacGTACACATTGGCTAATCGATTACATTTTTGCCATTAGGAACGAGAAAGAATAATAATTTCCACAGGGAAACAGGAAGAATACATTTGGAATGCAAATTACCTATTCTCATAGATTCATTGACAACATAGTCACATATAAAAATCATGACACTATTTAATGTTAAAGTAAATAGTTGGATTTTGTTTATCCCaggttaatattttattataattgataaaagcACTGCATAAACGGATTGTACCGAACACGTTTTTATCCAATTTCCAGCAGATATAAAAAGCATCAAGTCAGTGCTATCCTGTTCAGTGTTAAGCATAACATATGATACAGTATACAGTCGAATCTCGTTGGTTCAAACTCGCATTGCTCGAATAcctctttggctcgaactgaattTAAAGGACCGAGTTCAATATATTGAGGGtgagcattcccgcttggctcgaattttcagAGGCTCGAAGTGTTTTTGAAGTCTTTaggagttcgagtcaacggggttcgactgtatagcaAAAACATCGATGTTATCGATAAAAAATagtaatgatatataaatctTCATCATCAAAGTCTTTCAACGTCATAGTAATCTGCGATTTTTAAAGATAGCgcctaaaaaagaaaaaaaaagaatatctgTATTTTTGGAAATTTAGCGTTTCCGGTAGTTAGTTTAAAATGAGTTAATAATTATGGTTTCATAATCAAGTTGGTACCAAGGTTATTTGACctaataaacattcaaaatcgaatgagGTATATTACCAACATTGCTTTGGAAACATCTACAGAGCGGTCAGTTATCAAGGCCAAATTAGTCCCAACTCAAGAGAACCACATAATCAATAGTTGTTTCGCgactattttgatatttaagtatACAAAACCGACCAATTACGAGGGACGATCCAAAATGATATAGTCCTTTTGCTTTAACGTCTGTGTTAGTTGTTAGATTTTCGAAAGAGACACACCATATAAAATCGGAGCTCATGTTACCTTATGATACATTTACTCGATAATGTTAGCGCACCATTCGTTTATATAACCACAGTTAAACGCAGGCGGCGCACGTGTTTATAAAATGACACTGCACCTTATTGATcagaattataaattaaaaatcttttttttttacatgactAAACGGCCGTCTAATCGAATTGAAGAACGGACCGTtatcaagttttatcaatatcttgaccaaacaccAACACAGACATGTGTCATGATTAAGTGACGCCGAAAAACGTCAACAAGGCACTGGGCCGTTAAAATCAAGCACTTTTAATTTAGTCCTTTTCCAACATAAAtcactttcctaatttaaatgtttgacaatagtgaaaataaataatgttaaacacgtttcttttaattttactttgaaaatttataaaGAATCTACTTAAGCTAAGTAATGACTACAGATGCGTTACGCGTACGGCTCCATGTCTAAAAATGGCATAAGGGTTTCTTCAATAGCCAAAAAAGCTTAGAAGAAAACACAGGTTgtgaagaaagaaaaaatatggCCTGAAGATCATAACATCAATCATTGAGAGTAGAGTGGATTAAAAAAGTGTTATGCATATTGATGGAGGATTTAAATAAGTTATGgtatttagttaaaaaatggtTATAATTGGTGTTTTTAacgttgaataaaaacaaacagacaagaccctcaaaaaacaaacaaatatacataacaATGGTAAATTAGATGTTATAGAACTTACCGTCTTTGGTTGTGTTATTTAGTGCTTAAATGCCTGAGCAAGGAAAGAAGACGACTATATATAGAGCGCTTTTTACCATTTGGTTAAACCGCAATGAACGAAATCAATGACTCTGACTCGACGATCCGGAAACAAAATCAACAGTCCGCCAATTGAAAACGCACATCATTGCCGCTAAAGCTCCTAGTCATGCGACAATAAAGGTACAGTTTTCAGCGCTATATATATACAAGATGGGCTGAGAATTAGTATGTGTACGTCGAAGCTCAAGCCGGTTTTAGAGCAAAGATGGGCACtgttgacaatgtttttgttctaaacgcattaataaatcattgcttaaataataatgacaagctatattgtttatttgtggaTTATTCCAAGGCATTCGACTATATTGTTAGGCcaaatatttggcaaaaaatATATAGACTAGGTATAAGaggtaaattatttaatattataaagtcaATGTATAATACTGTTAGCTCACGTGTTAAATTACTAGGTAAAACAGGTGATGCCTTTGAATGTTTACTCGGTGTCAGGCAAGGTGAAAGTTTGAGTCCATGTTTATTTGCAATGCATT contains:
- the LOC128244500 gene encoding uncharacterized protein LOC128244500, with the protein product MVTGIYLLIMMIVSGPFYGFGEYTYLRGYLNVIVSTNLSLPLHASHPEHQRVKLENLHQLFSHLQRSSYSSADTNILTIIGKHLHDTYDVIVSKASWLPHGISFYIRSKNSDTFQHFVDHYRDRLIFNNVTKFSFINDMARSLNISATAVTANVTNDSYELYRQTYLPIQDLGICAADMSTPNQYSSVWNGFLTIFILILPYGLALTGLCIIYCRGFGLSLFSNKHSSDQDMRYAYGSMSKNGIRVSSIAKKA